The DNA window ATCTGTCTCAACTTTTGTCAATAAATAATGCTTGCTCCAATGAACTCATTGCTTTTTCTGGGAATTTCTTTTGGGGTGGTGGAACCATAGCTTGATTTGTTTTAAtagaatatttaataacttattCAATACGTctaaaataggaaaaaaaataaataagaaaataaactataaaataaagtaaacaaaacgAAAGAAGTTTTTGTTAATTAACCAAAAATATAACGAACTAAAACTTAATATAATGTAACTTATGGCCAATTTGTTTTATCGAAATAAACTTAAAGTTCTTTGGAGCATTAGTCATTTCAATTgcgttttaaattaattgtgatATGTGGCTTAAGACATGAGCCAGAGAGTGTCATGGTAATGTGCAACTTTTGAAACTTTCGCTCCTGCAGCAGCCTGCTACTCGACCCTTTCAAGGTGAAAGAGCACCTGACTCGCATTTGGAATTTCACGCGTGTGCGGAATGGCCAAAAGTTGGCCAAAACCAACTCTTTGCTCGAGGCGTGGCCAGTTTGCTGCTGGCCAAATGCAAAACAAGCAAACTGTGAAATCCCATTTTGCATTGACAGGGCCATGGCGTCCCCATGCCATAATGTTTGCAATGGCTGCCAATGGCCAGCAGCCATTGTTGCATTGTGGCCAAGGACGGGGCTGTCTGTGCCACTGTTTCTGTCTCTGACTTTGGCCACTGGCTCCATGTGGGCTGCTAAATCCTCCTTCTCGACCGGAAGTGGGGATACgcagaaggaagagaaaaCCGAGTGGcggaaatgcaattaaagtgTTCCATACAGCCAAAGCGCGCTTCCGCAATGAGGAAAACAAAGATTGGTGTTCTTAAAACTAATTCTCTAAAAAAATTGAACTTTCCTGTTTTCCAGCCtgagtttttttaataatctttagaataaaataacttttaaacaAGATAATCCGATTTTGTTGACTATGAAAACATCCATCTCATTTAggaatgaaattaaaaacaaattatttcaaaatttcattttgacTGGGAATTTTATAAaccttttatttgatttctaaTAGCATTAGAATATACCATAACACTTTTATTGGAAAATCAAAACAAGTTTCCTTTCTTTGCTaagacaaaacaaattttggaGAGAATTACTACTCCTTTTTTGCATTGAGGCGGTACAGGTAATTTTCCACGCGAATCTTTTGGCGCAAGACCTTTCGCGACTCCCGCTCAATGGTGGCCGTGGTACCATCGTGATTGTGGAAAAATCCGCAGTAGCGGGCGGGCACGAACTGCTTGATCTTCTGCTGCCGGGCGTACCTCTCGGTGATCTGCAGGTTGCACTTCTTGATCGCTGCCACCTCGACGCGCATGCAATTTCGACACATGTCCGCGTCGCTGCCGAAGTTGTGGAAGTAGTCACCCACCGGCTTGTCGCCGCACACCGCGCACCTGGCGTTGTTGTGGGGACTGCAGAATACCGCCACCGCTGGCCAGATGATGCGCCTGCACCCGAACGCCGTTTCCACGTCCCATTCCGGGTATTTAAGGTGGTGCGTGTAGGTGGAGGGCCTggaagagtttttaaaatttcatctTAAATTAAGAAGTAAAGTGGGCTTTAATATCCTGTTTCTTCAAAACATATTGGgcgatttgaaaatatttacccTGGTGTTACCCATTTCTGCTCGCGCACTATCTGCTTGTTAAAAGTGAAGTAGTACTGAGTTCCTGGGAAGTCGGTGGCGTAGGATCCAATGGGCGGATACCCGAGTTCTCTATACGGCGGTAGCCGTGGCACCTTGCTGGCCAAGGCTGAAAAGCCAGCTTTTGAAGGGTACTGTAAAGGGTTtgaaaatggtcaaaaatctAAATATATGTGTTTACAATATGACAGGGAtcgtaaattaaaattttaaaaaaagtagaacaaaataattatattttaggttttatcaaaaaagctattgttaatttgtattatatttcacaacaatttttgaattgctcctatgacagctataagataaagtcgccttattttataaaacaaattatttttgaattattaccttataaaataggaaatatcactttttgtatttttaagaagttccaattaaatttaatagaaatcggacgactctaacatatagcagtcaacaatccttaaaaaggtaagatggtgttactaacattgatCTTTTCTAATGACCGCAAGGGTATATAACTTaggaagctaacttcctttcttgattTAAATTTCTAACTCTTGGTTACAGTCCCAGCAATATacttaaaaccaaaaataaactcaAAAGTCATTACTCTATTGGTTAGATTCggatattttttctaattttttaaccAAAAGTACTTGAATTAACTTTactatttcttatttttagatatgtatacatatatttatgggcAAAGCCCTCAACGAATCGCActgataaaaaattatttacaatcgCATACAAAAGTCTTTGGGGAGCAGCTGGTGATAATGAAAGCCATCAAAACtatacaaaatttaagcaGAGTGGAAGTGAATTATTTATAGTGTTTTTTTATGGAGGCGTATTTCTTCATCCTGGGTTTGgatttaacaaaattaattttataatagaccagtcaaattttattttcccttggTAGGTTTCTATTATTCATGTCATCAGgacaaatataaatttatttaaaattctgaaatattaaaaaaattatatttttaaaattagaagttgatattaatataatatgtattttaattttttaaaatctatttttttaatgtcccaatgggagctatataatatagctgtccGATACTGATTGTTCCAACTTAAATACTTCGTCGCTCTAATAGAAATGgctataatttatattttatttaaaatttgatacGGAGTAACGCTTATCTGAAAGTCAAAGCACCCGACTATAGCGTTTCTTTTTGCTTATTCTAATTTTCCCATATTTATAGAActaaaagaagaaataattCTCAAAAATGTGATGGCAAACTAAGTCCCTGTGTTCCTATATGCTGCCcagctaaaaatattttgcccgGAGACCGTTGCGACGATGATTTGATTACGGAGTTCTTCAGAGcccatatatatttaaatgtgacTGCTGAAGACGGATCAACATACCAGGATATATATTATCTTGACGAAACGAATGTGCTTAGGAAAGCGTTTAAAATTGGCGACGAGTTGCTCAACGTGAGAGCAGATGAATATACTTTGTTTGAGGTACATTATTTAAGTTCAAATTGATTTCTTAATACAATGAACCATTTCAGAACGGAACTCTTCATCTTCTCGACATTAACGAGACCATTGATAGCGGATTTTATTGTCTCTATCCTTATCAGTTCAACTTGGATTTCCCAAAATCAATGTGGATTGTTCGACATAATTGCTTAGATATATTGATGCCCATAGACCCTGAGAGTAAGGGTATTAAAAAATCGAGTTTCGAAACACCTTTGATCTCATCAATCTTATCATTTTCTTATAGTTATATCTTTCGTTTGCTATATCCTCAAGATATCAGTTTACTTTTACATAAAGAGGTACCGTAAAAAGCTCGGCATTTTTGTTATATGTTGTCTACTCAGCGGCTCTATGCATTCCCTTATTCGGGTTCTAAatgcatttacatttttaaacaaaaatatttgctctcTAGCAGGTTAGTACACGAGAACTTTTTCAGGGTTTCAATATATATAAccataatataaatatatatatatttggttatatatatataaaccataaatataacttaaaaagcTTAATAAagctttataatttttaaagggcTACAA is part of the Drosophila biarmipes strain raj3 chromosome 2R, RU_DBia_V1.1, whole genome shotgun sequence genome and encodes:
- the LOC108026579 gene encoding uncharacterized protein LOC108026579 isoform X1: MRAHRLNAQEREQLRRQRSETRLVVARCNDLGFEYVVNPPVWPTVGFLRKIRRDSSGTFCRDSYTKNLPSVAPNAYDVARPIGFKYPSKAGFSALASKVPRLPPYRELGYPPIGSYATDFPGTQYYFTFNKQIVREQKWVTPGPSTYTHHLKYPEWDVETAFGCRRIIWPAVAVFCSPHNNARCAVCGDKPVGDYFHNFGSDADMCRNCMRVEVAAIKKCNLQITERYARQQKIKQFVPARYCGFFHNHDGTTATIERESRKVLRQKIRVENYLYRLNAKKE
- the LOC108026579 gene encoding uncharacterized protein LOC108026579 isoform X2, which codes for MEGFEYVVNPPVWPTVGFLRKIRRDSSGTFCRDSYTKNLPSVAPNAYDVARPIGFKYPSKAGFSALASKVPRLPPYRELGYPPIGSYATDFPGTQYYFTFNKQIVREQKWVTPGPSTYTHHLKYPEWDVETAFGCRRIIWPAVAVFCSPHNNARCAVCGDKPVGDYFHNFGSDADMCRNCMRVEVAAIKKCNLQITERYARQQKIKQFVPARYCGFFHNHDGTTATIERESRKVLRQKIRVENYLYRLNAKKE